The DNA window tggagcAAAACAGGCTTATTAAAAAGCTAcggaggtgatttacatacaaaaggtaggtgtggaatagcctttctaaaggctatgcaaggatgtgcttagctaaaaatgacttcccaatgatagagcccctttaatcttaaTAATACATATCTCCTAACTGTTCCGGATTCAGAGGAATAGTCCTAGATTTTGGGTCCTTTCCTGGTCAGTATGTCCCGGCTTCAATTCAGCTGTGTCCTCATTCACAtcgtgcctgcagctccctgaagattCTGGGAAAAGAGAATGCAGACAGAGCAGCatgggagcgaggagaggtaagtattagtATCTTTTATGTTTGTTACCAGCAAGGAAGACCTTAAACTGTGGGGCAagatgaggggggcattaaactgtggggggcaaATGAACAGACATTAAAATGCACAGCCAGATAAGGGGACATTAAATGGAGTGGCCAGATGAGGGGGACAAATTGTTGGGGAAGATGAAGAGggccattaaactgggggggggggagggggcagatgaagggggaaattaaactggggcagatggagggggacagtaaactgtgggagcaccaggacgatgacattataatgtgggggtgactgttggagtattatactgggggggggggtttcaacaGAAATGGATTGGAATGGAAAGTAGTTGGAGTGAAAGTAGAAGTGgctggggctaaatttgctaaaTCTgagcctctttctgttctttgaaagttgggaggtctgACACTAGTGTTTAAATAGAAGGGGTTGTTCCTAAATTCTACGTCCCGTGACAAGCAGAATTTAGGGAGTCTGCCTGGATGTCTGTGACCAGAGAATGAAGCATGGCCGGGCCAGGACCTCCAGTGGGTCCCCTCTTATACAGCCATATGCCTAACACAGTAAGCAGTAATAAAGGTTTCCTAGGCCGACAACCTCCGTGCCTAGTAACACTCAGTGGGCACGGTGACTACACCCGCCGTACGTGCCCAGGTTGCCAATGAGCGCACAACACACAGCACAAGTTTCAAACTGACTACTGGGATTTAAATTCAAATACGGAAGCGACTTCCTGGAAGTGTTGCATGCCGGGTACTGTAGTTCCCTCCCAGCCTTGTACATTACATAGCGGCCTCAAGAgaaccagctttcccagaagtctgTGCGCGGCCCCAGTGCTTGTCGGTGCGAGAGTGAATCAGTGGCGTTGTTATTAACGCCATATTGAGAGCAGAGGGAAGGAGCCAGAGCCTGGTAAGGCACGGCGTTATTGTAAGTGGGCACAGCATCCTCCGCCATCCATCCCAGCCCCACAGCTCAGGGCCCCCGGTGAAGCCGATACCACTGCGGCACACAGCGCGGAAGCTGAAGGACCAAGTATCGAGCAGGGCGGTTGGCCGGGGACTGAGGAGGCAGCGCCTGAAGAGAGGCCGGGGAGTGTAGGGAGCGGAGCGGGCTGTGAAGCTATCTGGGCCGCCTCATACAGTGACATATTCACCGTCCTTGCTCGGACATGGCCTGCGGAGCCACCCTCAAAAGGACTATCGACTTTGACCCGCTGCTCAGCCCGGCGGCTTCCCCAAAGAGAAGGAGATGCGCCCCCCTGTCCCCCTCCAGTCCCTCCCCACAGAAATACCTCCGTATGGAGCCGTCACCCTTCGGGGAGGTGTCCTCCCGGTTAACCGCAGGTAAGGGCCTTGTGcgatgggggagggggtgatgGGAAGGGTGTGATCCTGGGGTTATCGGGGGGTGACAGGTAATAATCATtgaggggagggggcgctgtgtagACGGGTGGGGGTGGCATGCCCCATGTCCTGCCTATGGCTGATGACAGGGAGGATTCTCCTGCTGGAGTCAGCCATTCATTGACTGGAAGGGTAATGGCTTTTGTTCCCCATTATACATTAGGCTGAGGACCGCTGCCTCTCAGCAAGTAACTGGCTGAGGCTTCATGTGCTGAAGGTGACACTGTAACCTATTAAAGGGGAGCTCTACCCTCCTCTTAGGCTCTCTGTATGACCAATCAGCTTTATGAAGGGGGATTCACAGATACCATATACTTGGTGTTAagatggaaactttttttttttctttttcatcagTCTGTCCTGAGGGTACACGCCGATACCTCAGGGGCACAGCGGTGGCAGTGTTGTCATAGTCACACCAGGTCTGCCGTCACTTGTTAGATGGGGTGCTTGTCATAGCTGACTCTCCAGCTGTTAGCATACTACCATTCCCAGCAGGCTTGGCGTGCTCTAGTGCCTCCTGTGAGGTGTAGTGTGGCAACAGCTTGAGACTCTTGGCTTCTCAAACCCTGATCTTCACCTTATCACCATCTTTGCAGGTCCACTTACCGGTCATAAGGTTAGTCCGCATTACCCGCAGCTGATCACAAGGGTCCAGCGGCTAGATCCTCAGCGGTTAGCACTGGGTTAAGCTGCGGCCCTCCATGTAAAACAAGAGTGCAGAGTTCCCCGCTCCTCATGCGGACACTACTGACTGTAACCAAAGGTGTAGTGTCTATTAACTGACCCGTGGGTGTCCAAGGGGAGCGGGCACCTGCTTGGCATTGTCGAATAAGTCAGTGAGATTGTTGGGTGCCATTGGGGTCTGTAATGGACCGAAACATGGAAGGCTCAGACTTCCACAGAGGGGTATTGGGCCTTTCTGCAACTTGGATTTGCATGGAATTTTGGATTTGCCGTAACACCGCTAGCAACGTCTTAAAATTGTTGCTAGCAGTGTTACGGCAGTTTTTGATGCATTGCTGGCGGGACACCATTACTGTGGGTCTGTTGCTGGTGGAATTTCAGGAGGATGGAGCTGGTTTACTAACCTACTTATACACTACGCATCCTGGGGTCTATTCCTACTGTGTGCTATATGGAGATGCAGTACAGGAACGTGAGTGTTCTCCTTTAATGGTTACTGAATATGGGTTTATGTGTGTTTACCGAAGCCCAAAGGTCTATAAATTCCCTTGAGCGTCTGGAaattccattaaatggatcagttaaaaaaaacaaaaaaaacttacatatgtttaggctgaggccctacgctGAAACGCAGctctttctgttgcagattttgttgcgtttttttgagccaaagtcaggagtagattgaacagaagggagaagtataagaacttcctatatatttcccattctatctgtagccattcttggcttcggcttaaaaaactgcaacaaaatctggaacaagaaaagctgcgtttgtgcaatgtggggcctcagcctaacagtccattaatgtctgttatgattgGCATATAGGGCAGCTCCCCAATCTACAGGTAGTATAGGCTGCCTCATGTCATTCTAACACCCCCACCTGTACATACATTTTCCTTGTACATTTGCAGGTATACATCAGTGTTCTATAGAGTACGTACATATATTACCAATGCCGAATGCATAAAGGACACAGTGGTTGGGTCCTATGCATCTGTAACAGAGCCTTACAGGGCCGAATACTATGTGTTATTGGCAAATGCCACTTGTAAATTGTGTGTGGTGTAGTGGTGCAGAAGGTTTCCAGTAATGGGGTGGATTGTGTTATTGTGCTAGTTTGTGTCTACTGATCAGTATGGGCCATAGATGATGGTTACATAAGGGTTGGTATTGATAAGTTTCTGACCAATCTTGTTATAGACTGGGGATCAATGCTCGCACTTAGAAGGATGGGGTAGCCAGCCAGTCATATTGCTCTCTGCTGAGATTTCTGCATTCCTCAATAACAGTATATATCATTGTGCAGCTGCCGGACTTAGTTATACAGAAGCCTGCCCTTTTCTCCCATCCTGTTATTACATATATGGAGTACATGGCAGTGTTTCTTCACCTTTGCACACTGGAgttctaagggtaggttcacatctcAGCTCGGGGATTCGTTCCCCATCCCATgttaaaaatatggagagaaaagagcaggacttttctctcagcatttttttgggcgaaaactgagcggaaaccacatggaccccattgtagtctatggggtctgcgggtttccctaggtaatcacttttttatgcagataggtttccgttcagggggtccccaagcggactcgccgaatgcagatgtgaatagggtctaAGAAAAGTTCTTCCctgatttgcctttttctgtcaCTTAGCAAATCTGTATAATAGGACTTTAtgaagaaggggagggggaagaaaagCAGAGCTCCTCAGAGAGACATCTGCAATATAAAGAGACCGttctctttcacaacacagcAGGGCTGTGGAGATTTAGTATCCAGTCTGACTGTAGGACTGTTAGATAAGTAAGGACACagcacttttctttagtgaagtatattgcaaTGTTCCCTTCACTTGCAgtgttttttgaaaaaataaatctttattaaTGCTCGAAGTCTGAATTGTGTCCTAAGATATTACTACAGACATTCTGACTTTCTGAATCTGCCCCTTATTCAGGTGAGATGGCGACGATTTGTATGACATTTTCTTATGACAGAAGGCAACACATGATTTGTTCCTCACAATGACTGTTGGGATTTATTACTGCACTCCAGACAACAGTGGAGTGGATGCCCTGACACATTTAGGTACCTCTCAGCTGAACACACcagtgggggaatttattaagactggttttATATATGCCAGTCTTATAAGTCCCTGACAGGCGATAACTGCCTGAATTAAGAGACTCTTCCTCTAGTCAGAGACACTCCTTACTCCTGTACCAGCAAGGCAATCCATGCTAGTCTTATACACCAGTTTCCTAATTATGGTAAATTAGTcagactaagttcacactagcgtttgaacTACGTTCAGGGTTACTGTGGAATCTGCTTGAAaattgtggaaagaaaagtcctgcacacacttttctctttgcattttccaAGTGGAAAactggtggaccctattataatctatggggtccacgggtaaccgctttttaagcggattaggtttccgttcttagTCCAAGCAAACATGGAGGACGGatagccgaacgctagtgtgaacctaacatcagGCTGAGGTGTTCGCAGCCTGGCCTGCCTTGGTCTATGCCTATCTTTGTAAATAGCGGAGAACGGGATGGAAAAGATGGAAGTGACACAACTCAGGTGCAAAAATATTTTCATACACCACAGCTGTtcaatctatgccagttttcttgcATAGGGACTAGTAAATTCCCCACCCTGACTTTTGCAGGATCAACTcagaaatctaatgtgtatgggggtcaccAGACTACAGACGGCCATTATCATGTGTGGACACATACTGCCATGCTATCTATCTATTCAGCTTATTTCAGTCTAACGCTGGGTTCATACTTTTATACTAGTGTCTGGGTTTCTGTCCTTCAGGTCTACTGAAAGATGAAAACCCTCTCCGTTAAAAAGCAATTACACGTGGGCGGCAAACACTAtggtggggtctgccaggtttccgccgAAACCTCctcgcaggacttttctttccagcaattttaagcagaatgtaTTGTACAAAGACACTAGCATGTGAACCTAGGGTAAATGTGCTCTCGTACCACAATTTTTAGGTGGTTTTCACATGTGCGATCTAGAAAAGCTGTAAACACATGTATTGAACAAAcatgaatttaaagaggacctttactaactcaaagtccagctctttgcatcacttAAAAGCTGTTGCTCCACCGGTTCTCTAGTCCCCACTGATCTagagtaatcaatgctgttagttttggctgcCTGATATATTATCTAGACTATGTACGCCTAGTTACGCCTCTCTGTTTGAAACtgctcttctgacattacagggcttaaagaggacctttcatgaatttgggcacaggcagttctatataccgctggaaagccgacattgcactgaattcagtgcactgtcggttttcccgatctgtgccctgggtgaagagctatctgtcccgttactgtagctctttacagtcagaagtgcgtttctgacagtctgtcaggtacgtccttctgtacaagcagcgcctatcgcgctgtactgtggagcggggaggaactccctctGCTTACAGTACTGGTCTATAGacaattatcaggaggggagggaggcgttcctccccgctcacactgtacagtgctattggtgctgcttgtacagaaggacgttcctgacagtgtgtcagaaacgcccttctgactgtaaagcgctacggtaccggcaccgctagctcttcacccggtgCACAGATCGGTTAAGCAGAcaatacgctgaattcagcacactgtcagctttccagcagtatatgaactgcctgtgccctaaaccatgaaaggtcctctttaaatagcacatcaggcaccaaaactacctgcaccttTTATGCAGGAacagtgggggttagagaaaattccaactgtgctggaatgagTGTAGCAGCACCTATTAATATGCTAAGAACCtgaactggtggaggtggtgaaaggtccttttttaaAGGAAACTTGGACTACAGAgatctctggcagtcccatagaagtgaatagagcaatgGTCAAACATGCACATAGGACACTCGGGAGCATTGCGGCCCTCAGTTCCTGTGATTACTGGGTTTCCTGCAGATAAGTGATAAATGATTGTATAAATGTTGCCTCTGTACTGTAAGAACACAACTGGATAGCTGGTACCAGGCCATGTTGAGGCTTTGTGATTTCTGTGGCACTGAGAAGAATGTGGTCTGGGTGTACTTCTCCAGAGGGTTGTTGTTCTTACTGTATGGCACCTAGCTATTACTATGCAGGAGGTGCATAAGGATCTGGTATATTTCAGAGAACTCCTTTTAGAGCGGGGGATTAGTCACAAGCTGTGGTTATAACACATCTGTCAAGAATAGTTTTCTTGCACAACTTTCTTGCTGACGTCTCTTCAGTAACTTCCTGCCCAGTTTGAGAAGTTGATGCTTGTTATGACGATAAAAAAAGTATTGTTCTCATGGTGAGTGGACCATATGTCAGACGCCATGAAGTGTGTGACATCTCATTAGAAAATATAAGAAATAAGCTAGGATATAAAGTATTAGTCTtctacattcacactaccattattaatgtgtctagctgtcttccatcataggatgccTGCAATGGACATTACCTGAACCAGAGTAACGAATACAGATGGTGTCCCCCATTGAATGCAGTGTAAACAGCATGACAAAGCATTCTTCCTCCTTGGCTGTCTACTTGTATATGCCATCAGACCTCTGAGCTGTCCTCATGGGATAGTGTACAGCTGGTGACATACAGAAGTTATTGATGGCAGTTATTTCAGCTGATTTTCAGTTTATTTTTTCAGTGAATTCGCCAGCCCTTTGTACATACTATAAACACTATACAGATCTATCATTCATCAATGTGCATGAGCTGAGGAACAGAACTGACCTGCACTGCCATCCCTACTAACTATTTTGTGTTTAACATTTTAACCACTATTTCCAATTCTTTTGCAGAACAAATCCTTTATAACATAAAGCAGGAGTATAAGCGCATGCAGAAGAGGAGGCATTTAGAAAGTAGCTTTCAGCAAACAGAAGCCTGCACCAGTGAAGGCCAGCCACACCAGTTTTTGCCTGTTGGCCATAACTTGCCCGGTACGTAGATGGTCTTGAGCTTTCTAAGTAATTGGTAACACAGCAtcttgaattattattttttttacagacagTTATTAATATAGCTGGAGAGGGTTTAGTGTCTGATGAACTGATTCACCCTCCTCCCACTTCTTCCCATGATACTTGAaatcagttttgttttgttttgttttgtttttttaatgatgcATGATTTTAACCCTGCCAGTGACACAAATATGTCCATCTGGTTGTAATATTGATGTATATTTATTATAGACTGTAATAAAAGAATCCATTAGTCGTGACATTAAATGTAAGTATGATTCTGTTCATTGAAGGAACATCGTCTGCATTACCGTTAAGAAAGGAGCAGCCACTATTTACTCTGAGACAGGTTGGAATGATATGTGAACGTCTTTTAAAAGAACGAGAAGATAAAGTTCGTGAAGAGTATGAAGAAATTTTGACCACAAAACTGGCAGGTAGGATCTCCTTCTACCATTGATTCTTGTATATGAATATGAGTAGAGGAGGTTCAGTATGTAAGCAGTATTGGTTGCACGGGACCTTTTTGTTAGTGGACTTTTATGTACTGCTGGACAAGGTCCTAGAGAGCTACAGAAGAGTTACGTTTATGGAATGTGATAATCTTTATAAATATCTTTTAGATAGGGGTGGGGGGTCTTGACCTCCTGAAGCCACATCTGACTTCAGGACAGGACATGCAGCGCTCTTCATATATTTTTGTGAGTTAAAAGCATAgacaagggtgggttcacactacagttgttaTAATTACTCTCCTCTTTCATAAGATGAGGGCaacagactttaaaggggttggccactttcagaccaatattgacaaacaaatgtacaatagaaagatatacaattttccaatatactttctgtatcaatccctcatggttttctatattttggcttgctgtcattcattctgttacttctagaggataaaactctgaccatggtcatgtgatttacggtccatggtcatgtgatgtgcacacaggtgctgctcgttacagtcacagcacaataatcagacatctgcctggtaatcagctgtgcacctgtgtgctcatcacatgaccatggactgtaagtcacatgaccatggtcagagttttatcctctagaagtaacagaatgaatgacagcaagcagagatctagaaaaccgtgagggattgatacaaaaagtatattggaaaactgtatatctttttattttacatttgtttgtcagtattggtctgaaagtggccaacccctttgagTGTTGACAGTGACtgcattcactctaatgtaaaaacaTGACCCTAGCTTTAATGCATTCAGGACTCTTTCTTCAATTAGAAAAGTAAACAActatgttgtggttttttttacatttattgaaTAGGAATAGATGCACATGTAGGgtgctccatctgcatcagtcataCTATTGCACTTTTAAGTCTGTTACTTTTGTCCTGTGAAGGAACAGAGCAATACGTGTTACTAACAGTAATGTGCGTGTACCCACAGTGTTTTCTAGGAACTCAGACATGAATGTAGGGAGCCATACTTGTGCATTTAcgactgcttaaaggggctctatcagaaaaattatgctgtacgagccctacatatgcgcgaatagccattaaaaaggctattcaggcaccgctaatgttattttaaccccttttttaaaggctattcacgcatatgtggggctcatacagcataatttttctgatagagcccctttaatagcagGCAGGAACACCTTCACACATATGGATATGGGTATAAAAAGCTGAACCTGCATAGAGCAGACATTTTTTGGTTTGTCTTGTGGATAATGCTATAAATgtttcagggctcattcacatctgtgcccggtctccgttctgtaggattccgtttcctgcacaaaacaggggcaggagacggaaacctgcaggcatctttaaatcccattcatttgaacgggcttgaaaagtctccagctGTGTGCGCTGGTGGGCGGTTTATGCGCTCCgcgacaaaaccgtttttttaaaaccagatacagagtcggacatgcagtattctgtgtccgcataaaacgctcaccggcgctcacggccggactcggcatgacaggtttccgtcttctgcatgcaggagTTCAGGTGTCAGATGAAATGATGAATGCAAACACATCTAGGTAGCACAATTAATATGGTTGTAGTTGACTAGGACATTGTATACAAGTTTAGTTATCAGTCACAATTTGAGGGCCATATCTTGCTCATATTTATTGAATTATGTTGTCTCACCTTCTCTCTCAGAACAATATGATGCTTTTGTGAAGTTCACGCATGACCAGATTATGCGACGATATGGAGAGCAGCCTGCTAGCTGTAAGTATATCCTAAGAAAATAAGATCTAGTAGGAGTGCGGTCATCTGATTGTCATGCTTGCATTCTAGGGGCCTGAACTGGCTTTTAATAGGATATGGTCTGAAGTTTGTTTTGAGTAATTGCATCTCTCGTCCATGTAATAGGTTCAGACATTTTATACACAAGAGTGCAGGAACTCTTCTAATGTACGAGGTGACTTGCAAGGTGGCAGTCCTATACCACCATTAGTCTGCTTTAGTTATATATTGCCTGTTACACGCAGGGATCTTATTGTGACTAGAGATAAGTACTATTCAAAAAGccaacccatagcaatgaatggagccggccagcACACAgatggggccggcgtcctgccgcttaaccctctgcgtccattcattcctatagatgcgtgctattcgaaactaccgtttcgaatagtacttgctcatctctagttgtgacagGCATAAACTATGACATGTTGACATGAAGTGACTACACTGCATCTCCACACTACTCACTCTGCAGATCCATGGTAGCGCTTGCTTTACTAAAGGACGACTTTTCACACTCCAGTGCCTGGAGAGAGAGGCCACTTCTGATGTTAATGTGCAAATTTGGAGAACTGGAACAGCTTTGTCAATGGTTTAACTATATCTTCTTTTCTCTACAGATGTCTCATGAATTGTTCCTCGCCTTTCCTGGCTGTTCTCCCCATATTGCTGCAAGATGTCCTAGTTATGAATTGCAGCAAGGCCATATTTCCCTACCCTGTGAACACAGCTTATTTCAAGCTTCTGTCAGTGGCAACCACTCTTATGCAGCAACTGGTTTTCGAGTGCTCCCTGATGTCAGTGCCACCTGGATGTGGATCTATGCTACCTGTATTAATATTCCAGTGGCCTCATTGCTGTATCATTGAAATCTGGCTTCTTTTTTGTTAATGTTTTAAAATGGATTAAAGCTGGTGTTCAGGAACATGCCCTGTACCTGTTGTATAAATCAGTCATCTTTTAACAGTTCACTACAAACATAACATCCACTATCTGAACAGTGGCAGACacaatgggacttttttttttttttttaaatgacaattATCGGATCTGACTCTGGAACAAGAAAATAGGGCATGTGCATTTTAACGAACTTTTGTGGGGGAGGTAAAACTGATTTGATGACTTgttttgtagtttttatttattcTATCAGTCTTTAACAAAtgtttaatgcatttttttctgtctttCATTGTTTAACTGCCTTGTAGTAC is part of the Leptodactylus fuscus isolate aLepFus1 chromosome 3, aLepFus1.hap2, whole genome shotgun sequence genome and encodes:
- the AKIRIN2 gene encoding akirin-2 — its product is MACGATLKRTIDFDPLLSPAASPKRRRCAPLSPSSPSPQKYLRMEPSPFGEVSSRLTAEQILYNIKQEYKRMQKRRHLESSFQQTEACTSEGQPHQFLPVGHNLPGTSSALPLRKEQPLFTLRQVGMICERLLKEREDKVREEYEEILTTKLAEQYDAFVKFTHDQIMRRYGEQPASYVS